The sequence below is a genomic window from Leisingera sp. M658.
GTGGCGGTCGAGCGCCAGGTGGAGATCACCGGTCCGGATGCGGCGAAATTCGTGCAGATGCTGACCCCGCGCGACCTGTCGAAAATGGTGGTGGGCCAGTGCAAATACATCCTGATCACCAATGCCGATGGCGGCATCCTGAACGACCCGATCCTCCTGCGGCTGGCGGAGAACCACTTCTGGATCTCGCTGGCAGACAGCGACATTCTGCTGTGGGCGCAGGGCGTGGCGGTGCATTCCGGCATGGATGTCACCATCGGCGAGCCCGATGTTTCGCCGCTGCAGCTGCAGGGGCCGAAATCGGGTGAGATCATGCGCGCGCTGTTCGGCGACAGCATCATGGATCTGAAATACTACTGGCTGCGCGAGGTTAATCTGGACGGTATTCCGCTGATCGTGTCCCGCACCGGCTGGTCCAGCGAACTGGGATATGAGCTGTACCTACAGGACGGGTCGCGCGGTGATGAGCTGTGGGAAAAGATCATGGCAGCGGGGGAGCCGTTCGGACTGAAGCCCGGCCATACCTCCTCGATCCGCCGTATCGAGGGCGGCATGCTGTCTTACCACGCTGACGCCGATATCAACACCAACCCCTATGAGCTTGGGCTGGACCGTTTAGTGAACCTCGATATGGAAGCCAGCTTCATCGGCAAGGCAGCCCTGCGGGAAATCAAGGAGCAAGGCGTCAGCCGCAAGCAAGTGGGCCTGATCATCGAAGGCGCACCGTTGACCGGGCCCAACACCACCTTCTGGCCGGTCCGCAAGGATGGCACTGCCATCGGCAAGGTCACCTCTGCTGTCTATTCGCCGCGGCTGGAGCAGAACATTGCACTGGCGATGGTCTCGGCGGACGAGGCCGTGCTGGGGGCAACGGTTGAGGTCACGGCCGGCACCGGCCCGGCCCGTGCGACCATTGTGGAAACCCCCTTCTTCGATCCGAAGAAAACCCTGGCCGCAGCCTGAGCGATAATGAGGGATACCGCCATGTCCGACCTTTCAATCCAGCTGCACTGGCAGCGTGCTGAACCTGTGCTGCAAACCGGCCAGTATTCGAACGCCCACACGGTGCAGTACAACAACAGCTATGACGTCCAGGTGGACTCCGCCCCCGACTGGGGCGGAGATCCGGGCAACACCAACCCGGAACAGGCGCTGGCCTCGGCCCTGTCCAGCTGCCACATGATGACCTTCCTGGCGCTGGCGGCCAAAGCCGACTGGCCGGTGGCCACCTACCACGATTACGCCGAGGCGCATCTGGGCAAGAACCCCAAGGGCCAGATGTCGGTGACGCGCATTGATCTGCACCCGGTGGTGCGTTTTGACACCGGGTTTTCCGTCAGCACCGAGGAGCTGGAGCAGATGCAGGACCGCGCCCACCGCTATTGCTTCATCGCCAACACTCTCGCCGACAGCGTCGAGATCAACATCCGCTGAGCCCCGGAAAAGGAGATGCCCTGTGCAACAACCTGACATTCTGCTGTGCGATCTGGATGACGATGGCATCCTTCGACTGACTCTGAACGATTCCGCGCGGCGCAATACCCTGTCTGAGGCGATGCTGGCGGCGCTGGTCCAAGCTTTTGCCGATGCAGGAGAAAATTCACAGGTGCGTGTCATCATCCTGGCAGCAAACGGCCCGGCATTCTGTGCAGGGCACGATCTGAAGGAGATGACTGCCTGGCGCGCAGCCGCCGACGGCGGGCGCGCCTATTTCACCAAGGTAATGGCGATGTGCTCTGCCGCCATGCAGGCCATCGTCAACTGCCCCAAACCGGTGATCGCCGAGGTCACCGGGATAGCCACTGCGGCAGGCTGTCAGCTGGTGGCCAGCTGCGATCTGGCGATTGCTGCAGACACCGCGCAATTCAGTACGCCGGGCGTGCATATCGGCCTGTTCTGCTCGACGCCGATGGTGGCGCTGTCGCGCAATGTCTCCAGCAAACACGCGATGGAGATGCTGCTGACCGGCGATATGACCCCGGCCCGGCGGGCTGAGGAGATCGGCCTGATCAACCGCGCCGTTCCGCCCGCAGGGCTGCAGGCGGCCACGATGGAGATGGCCCGCAAGATCGCCTCCAAGTCGGTGATGACCCTGGCCACAGGCAAACGCGCCTTTTTCGCCCAGCGGGAAATGCCCCTGTCTGAGGCCTATAGCTATGCTTCCGGCGTGATGGTCGACAACATGCTGGCCCGCGACGCCGCAGAGGGCATCGGCGCCTTTCTCGAAAAACGCAGTCCCCAATGGCAGGATCAATAGGATCATGACGGACAACCCGTACAACACCGGTTTGGACCGCACCCCCGCGAACTTTCAGCCGCTAACGCCGCTGACCTTTCTGGAGCGCGCCGCCAGCGTCTTTCCTGACCGCACGGCCATCGTGCATGGTCAGCTGCACCGCAACTATGCGGAGTTCTACGCGCGGTCGCGGCGGCTGGCTTCTGCCCTGGCCAAGAACGGCATTACCCGCGGCGACACCGTGTCGGTGCTGCTGCCCAACACGCCGGCGATGCTGGAATGCCATTACGGCGTGCCGATGTGCGGTGCGGTGCTGCATTCGATCAACACAAGGCTGGATGCGGCAATCATCGCGTTCCAGCTCGACCACGCGATGTCGAAGCTGGTGATCGTCGACAGCGAATTCATGCCGCTGATGCAGCAGGCGCTGGCGCTTGCCACGGTGTCGCCTGTCCCGATCCAGTGCGACGACCCTGAATACGGCGGACCGAGGACAGACGTGGAGGCCGCCGACTACGAGGTGTTCCTGACCCGCGGCGACCCGGAGTTCGCATGGATCATGCCCGAGGACGAATGGGATGCGATCTCGATCAACTACACCTCCGGCACCACCGGCGATCCCAAGGGCGTGGTCTCGCACCACCGCGGCGCCTATCTGCTTGCGCAGGGCAACGCGCTGACCACCTCGATGCAGAAACACGCGGTCTATCTCTGGACCCTGCCGA
It includes:
- a CDS encoding glycine cleavage T C-terminal barrel domain-containing protein, which gives rise to MTQSNSFGFGTQIRKSPYFDATERWGAKGFSVYNHMYIPRDFGDPEQNFWNLVNDAILCDVAVERQVEITGPDAAKFVQMLTPRDLSKMVVGQCKYILITNADGGILNDPILLRLAENHFWISLADSDILLWAQGVAVHSGMDVTIGEPDVSPLQLQGPKSGEIMRALFGDSIMDLKYYWLREVNLDGIPLIVSRTGWSSELGYELYLQDGSRGDELWEKIMAAGEPFGLKPGHTSSIRRIEGGMLSYHADADINTNPYELGLDRLVNLDMEASFIGKAALREIKEQGVSRKQVGLIIEGAPLTGPNTTFWPVRKDGTAIGKVTSAVYSPRLEQNIALAMVSADEAVLGATVEVTAGTGPARATIVETPFFDPKKTLAAA
- a CDS encoding OsmC family protein, which translates into the protein MSDLSIQLHWQRAEPVLQTGQYSNAHTVQYNNSYDVQVDSAPDWGGDPGNTNPEQALASALSSCHMMTFLALAAKADWPVATYHDYAEAHLGKNPKGQMSVTRIDLHPVVRFDTGFSVSTEELEQMQDRAHRYCFIANTLADSVEINIR
- a CDS encoding enoyl-CoA hydratase, which codes for MQQPDILLCDLDDDGILRLTLNDSARRNTLSEAMLAALVQAFADAGENSQVRVIILAANGPAFCAGHDLKEMTAWRAAADGGRAYFTKVMAMCSAAMQAIVNCPKPVIAEVTGIATAAGCQLVASCDLAIAADTAQFSTPGVHIGLFCSTPMVALSRNVSSKHAMEMLLTGDMTPARRAEEIGLINRAVPPAGLQAATMEMARKIASKSVMTLATGKRAFFAQREMPLSEAYSYASGVMVDNMLARDAAEGIGAFLEKRSPQWQDQ